The Theobroma cacao cultivar B97-61/B2 chromosome 2, Criollo_cocoa_genome_V2, whole genome shotgun sequence genome includes the window GTGCACTCCGCGAACCTGCTCTCTCGCAAGCACCTGCGGTCCCAGATCTGTGATAATTGTAGCACCGAGCCGGTTTCCGTCCGCTGCGCCACGGATAATTTGGTGCTTTGTCAAGAGTGTGATTGGGACGCGCACGGTAGTTGCTCTGTGTCCTCCGCACACGATCGCAACCCGGTGGAAGGGTTTTCTGGTTGTCCGTCGGCTCTGGAGCTGGCTTCGGCTTGGGGATTCGATCTCGAAGAGAAGAAACCGTTGGCTAAGAGCTGGAACGGGTGTCACCAAGATCTGATGATGCCAGCGATGGAGTCGTGGCTTTACAAATCGAGCTTGCAAGAGATGATGGTACCTTACGAGTGTTTTACCTGCGAGGAGACGGTGAAGAAGCAGAGTCACGGGAGTGGGAAGTGCAAGCAAATCATTTTTAAGCAGCTTGTGGAGTTGATGAAAAGAGATTTCATGGCCGGCAATGTTGCCGACGGTGGCCGCGGAGCTGGAGAGAATTTGGTGCCGTATGTGGAAGCAAAAGGCAGCGGTTTGGCTCGACAAGAGTTTATACAGCCGCAGCCGCAGCCGCAGCCGCAGCCGCAAACGCAAACGCCGTTTACTTCTTTGCTTATGATGCAAACGCGAGAGAGCGAACGCACTGTGGATGGAGGAGATGTGTTGTGGAATGGtaatccaaataatcaaactCCGCAggtatttttttctttttaactgGTCCGaaatcctttttttattttttattttttgaaaaaatcttaCTGCTCCGTAAACAGTAACGGCAAGTTGGTTAGTTTGTTACAGATATGGGATTTTAATCTGGGGCGGTTGAGGGGTCACGAAGAGTGTAGCCAATTGGAAGACGTTGGGTACGGGGGCAGTGATGCAGGGTTCATGATTAAGAATTTCGGTGAACTTATGAAAGAGACGTCTTTGTCTAATGCTAAGATGTTGGGAGATATGTGCCACATCAACTACACTCCTCCGCAGGACGATATGGCTTCAATCAATGTATGCTCCACTGTCCTCACTATTTCACTATTTTCACTCTTCCCATTTCTGTGAACCTTATGTTATAAATCTCTGTAATGGATGCACGTACATTTGATTGTGTTCACCCATGTTGCTCGGTAAATTTCTtcttgtttattctttttgtttgttcaTTTTAGTGAGGAAAAGTTTATTATCTATAGTATATTGCAATCTAACAGTAGGGGATAGTGATCAGTTTTGAAGACACTATTCACGTTCTAAATTTGTCATGGCATAATATATAATCGTGGTATTCTAGCTTGCTTTTCTTATTTCGCATGCATAATCACCTATGACCATTTCTTATGTACGCATAATATCTAGATCCATTATTGGAGTTTCTGCAAATTTAACTTGTGGATGAGAAGCATGGGAAAGATTAATATACACAAGTTAACCACCCTTAATTGGATTTAAGATATGCAAACCAGCATACACCCATCCAAAATACCTTTACTCACCACTTTGCTTGATGGGCTATGTTTATGGTTTATTTGCTCCAtgttatctttatttgttttgtgGGATGAGGTCAGAACACATGGCAATTCCATTTGAAAACTTTTAGGTTTATTATATGTTCAACTGAATAACCTGTTTGTTTCACATATGACTCAGCAATCTCCTCCGCTAGATGCAGTATGGGTAGCTTTGTTTTTCCAATATTAGTCATTTTGAGTACTGATTATTGTGCTTGAAAACACAGAACTCAAGTAATCTAGCAGCAAGTCAGGGACCAGCCACATCTGAGAGCAACAACCTACCAATAGCAAGGCCATCATCAGTTTCAGCTTTTGGTAAACCCAAAGGCTCTAGCAGTTCTAAAGATGTTCACTTCATTGAGCATCCAATCCTCATGAGGGGTGACCAAGTAAGGCAGTCAGCACCTAGCAAGGCTGATCTTGAGTTGCTAACACAGAACAGAGGCAATGCTATGCAACGCtacaaggagaagaagaaaacacgAAGGTATACTTTCCTTGGTGCTTTTCTTGTGATCATCTAATTACTGATTTATCAAAATGACTTGATTATTAAAACTTGACCCATGCCGTGAATAGATATGATAAACATATACGCTATGAATCAAGGAAGGCAAGAGCAGATACTAGGAAGCGAGTGAAAGGTCGATTTGTGAAGGCTACTGAAGCTCC containing:
- the LOC18608881 gene encoding zinc finger protein CONSTANS-LIKE 14 produces the protein MVSPKPESKEMVPCDFCNEQIAVLYCRADSAKLCLFCDQHVHSANLLSRKHLRSQICDNCSTEPVSVRCATDNLVLCQECDWDAHGSCSVSSAHDRNPVEGFSGCPSALELASAWGFDLEEKKPLAKSWNGCHQDLMMPAMESWLYKSSLQEMMVPYECFTCEETVKKQSHGSGKCKQIIFKQLVELMKRDFMAGNVADGGRGAGENLVPYVEAKGSGLARQEFIQPQPQPQPQPQTQTPFTSLLMMQTRESERTVDGGDVLWNGNPNNQTPQIWDFNLGRLRGHEECSQLEDVGYGGSDAGFMIKNFGELMKETSLSNAKMLGDMCHINYTPPQDDMASINNSSNLAASQGPATSESNNLPIARPSSVSAFGKPKGSSSSKDVHFIEHPILMRGDQVRQSAPSKADLELLTQNRGNAMQRYKEKKKTRRYDKHIRYESRKARADTRKRVKGRFVKATEAPDR